The nucleotide sequence ATTTTGAACAATGGCAGCAGCCGTTCCGCCCTGGCTGCAGGTTCTGCCAGCAGCCAGTTACCCATCGCTTCGTGACCCATTGAAAAGCACGTCTCTATGCGGCCTGTCAGGTCACGACGAAATTCATACTCCATAGTTAATCCAGGACAGTTAATTCACCGTTGTTTATATGGAGTAAAATTGTACTGGTAATGCTATTGGGACCGAATAGGTAGAAAGCCTGTTTTATAAACGCTTGGGGCTAAACCAGAAGCGACGTTTGAAAGGCAAAATCCAGGAAGACCCGATTGCAGTCAGTAAGGCTTCAGGATGGTACTGGCGCAGCTGCTGTCGAACCTTTTGCTCCTGAGGTTTGTGAACATCCACCATGATCAGATGCTTACCCTGCTCAATATCGTCATGGAACTGCGCCACCTTGTAATTTTCTCTCATCGCCCCGACCAGTCCACCGCTCCATGCACCAAACAGGGTGAATATACCTGCGATAAATAACAGAACCATCGGGGGAACCGGTTCAGAGATAAAGGGCAGAATATTATGCAGCACAAACACCGTGAGCAAACCGATAGTCCCACCCAGAATCGCCCCCAGCTCGCCCGAATGAATCACGTCATTCTGCTGAAACAGGTGAGCGCTGTGAACGTGGCGATGATAAAGCCCCACTTCATCCTTGCTAAGTACATGAATATGCCAGTCAGTGACACCGTTGTTGTGCAGGTCATCACTGATCTGGCTGACGCTGTTGAGTGTGTCGGTCAGATAATAAAGACGTTTCATGCTTTCCTCCTGCGTACTGCAGGCAAGATGGACTGGAAGATTATAGAGTACTGGCGCGGATGCCATCTCTTGTTGATAATTAAATCAGCAAACGTTTAAACCGTATGAGAAGGACAGGGTGATACGTACGACACGGATTATGTGTTGGTGAGGTCGAAGCAGTTGAGTCAGGCTTGCATGGCTCTCAATAGTGCAGGCTATATACTGGAAAACGGGTAAGCATGGATCAATCGGGAATGTCACTAAATGCCTCGTCAGTTTCACAAAGATAAAGATCATCTAGTTCAGAGTCTGATATCTCTTCAAATATATTCCCGGAATCAGGGTCTGGAACGTTTGGAGCAATCTCTGTGGTCACTAGCCCTGATACCTGTGTTGCGGTTGTTATAGTGGCTGAAGCAGTCTCTTTAGTGACCATATAGGCACTTCCTTTCTGTGATGTGACGGTGCTTATAGTTAAAGTACTACCTGAAGTTACCGTGGTTTGGGTTGTTACGCTGACAATTCCCACTGGTTCCAGATGTGTATGCGCAGTAACAAACTGGCTTGTTGATGGATAAGAGTGTTCTGTCACCAGGTGACTGGAGAGATTGGACTCTAGTGTAAAACGACAACCACATACTTCACACTTATGGGGGCCGGCTTTTTCATGAATTTTTTTATGCCTATTAAGATTGGATGGGTGAGCAAAATCCTTACTGCACTCATCACACTTGTGGGGTCGTGCACCGGTATGGGTCCGCTTGTGTAGATTCAAGGATCTATTGTCTTTAAAAGCCTTGTTGCATACATCGCATAGACAAGGTCGATCATCGGTATGGGTTTTTGTATGTTGGGTGAGGTAATCAGGACGAATAAAACGCATACCGCATACTCCGCATAGATAAGGCTTCTCACCCTTGTGGGTTCGTCTATGTCTTGAGAGAGCGGACGAGTCTGAGAGGGTTCTCCCACACGCATCACAGACGTGAGTTTTCGGCGCTTTCGGCATGCCTGAAACTCCTGTGTAAGGGACAAGAATCAGAGTTAACCCTACTACTCCATGCTTCATGGTAGACGCAAATGGTAGACCGGACTGTGGCAGCCAATGGAAATTCTTCTTACTGGAAAGAAGTTTAATCGTTTACTACAAACAGGCAAGGACTTTATTGAGCGTTAAATTGCTCCCAGGCATCCAGCATGGTTTTCAATTGTTGTGCAGGTCATCACTGATCTGGCTGACGCTGTTGAGTGTGCCGGTCAGATAATAAAGACGTTTCATGCTTTCCTCCTGCGTACTGCAAGCAAGATGGACTGGAAGATTATAGAGTACTGGTGCGGATGCCATCTCTTGTTGATACTTAAATCAGCAAACGTTTAAACCGTATGAGAAGGACAGGGTGATACGTACGACACGGATTATGTGTTGGTGAGGTCGAAGCAGTTGAGTCAGGCTTGCATGGCTCTCAATAGTGCAGGCTATATACTGGAAAACGGGTAAGCATGGATCAATCGGGAATGTCACTAAATGCCTCGTCAGTTTCACAAAGATAAAGATCATCTAGTTCAGAGTCTGATATCTCTTCAAATATATTCCCGGAATCAGGGTCTGGAACGTTTGGAGCAATCTCTGTGGTCACTAGCCCTGATACCTGTGTTGCGGTTGTTATAGTGGCTGAAGCAGTCTCTTTAGTGACCATATAGGCACTTCCTTTCTGTGATGTGACGGTGCTTATAGTTAAAGTACTACCTGAAGTTACCGTGGTTTGGGTTGTTACGCTGACAATTCCCACTGGTTCCAGATGTGTATGCGCAGTAACAAACTGGCTTGTTGATGGATAAGAGTGTTCTGTCACCAGGTGACTGGAGAGATTGGACTCTAGTGTAAAACGACAACCACATACTTCACACTTATGGGGGCCGGCTTTTTCATGAATTTTTTTATGCCTATTAAGATTGGATAGGTGAGCAAAATCCTTACCGCACTCATCACACTTATAGGGTCGTGCACCGGTATGGATCCGCTTGTGTACATTCAAGTCTCTATTGTTTTTAAAAGCCTTGTTGCATGCATCGCATAGACAAGGTCGATCATCGGTATGGGTTTGTGTATGTCGGGTGAGGTAATCAGAACGAATAAAACGCATACCGCATACTCCGCATTGATAAGGCTTCTCACCCTTGTGGGTTCGTCTATGTCTTGAGAGAGAGGACGCGGATGAGTAGGTGTTCCCACACGTACCACAGACGTAACCTTCCGGCGTTTTCGGCGTTTTCGGCATGCCTGAAACTCCTGTGTAAGGGACAAGAATCAGAGTTAACCCTACTACTCCATGCTTCATGGTAGACGCAAATGGTAGACCGGACTGTGGCAGCCAATGGAAATTCTTACTGGAAAGAAGTTTAATCGTTTACTACAAACAGGCAAGGACTTTATTGAGCGTTAAATTGCTCCCGGGCATCCAGCATGGTTTTCAATTGTTGTGCAGGTCATCACTGATCTGGCTGACGCTGTTGAGTGTGTCGGTCAGATAATAAAGACGTTTCATACTTTCCTCCTGCGTACTGCAAGCAAGATGGACTGGAAGATTACAGAGTACTGGCGCGGATGCCATCTCTTGTTGATACTTAAATCAGCAAACGTTTAAACCGTATGAGAAGGACAGGGTGATGAAACAGATCAAGGTCAGCGTCGGAAAGAAAGGAGCTCATGATGAACAGGAGCAGCTCAGCAGCATTGATGCAGAACTGAAGTCAACGCTGGAGC is from Endozoicomonas gorgoniicola and encodes:
- a CDS encoding C2H2-type zinc finger protein; the protein is MRFIRSDYLTRHTQTHTDDRPCLCDACNKAFKNNRDLNVHKRIHTGARPYKCDECGKDFAHLSNLNRHKKIHEKAGPHKCEVCGCRFTLESNLSSHLVTEHSYPSTSQFVTAHTHLEPVGIVSVTTQTTVTSGSTLTISTVTSQKGSAYMVTKETASATITTATQVSGLVTTEIAPNVPDPDSGNIFEEISDSELDDLYLCETDEAFSDIPD